Proteins encoded by one window of Fusarium graminearum PH-1 chromosome 1, whole genome shotgun sequence:
- a CDS encoding voltage-gated potassium channel subunit beta-1, giving the protein MGKAFYWGTSQWSADEIATAWRYADKLGLIGPTMEQPEYNMLTRTKVESEFVHLYREVGTGLTVFSPLAMGLLTGKYNDGIPDDSRLGVSDDKFVKLTKSEFGNEEGKKMLDKIARLKPVAESLGTSQAILALAWVLKNKNVSSAITGASRPEQILESVKVFSILPKLTDEIMEEIDNILGNRPTPYTSRFI; this is encoded by the coding sequence atggGCAAGGCCTTTTACTGGGGTACTTCCCAATGGAGCGCCGATGAGATAGCTACAGCCTGGAGGTATGCTGACAAGCTTGGTCTCATTGGACCGACCATGGAACAACCGGAATACAACATGCTCACGCGGACCAAAGTCGAATCCGAGTTTGTGCATCTGTATAGAGAAGTTGGCACCGGATTGACCGTCTTCTCACCACTTGCTATGGGGCTTTTGACTGGCAAGTATAACGACGGTATCCCAGATGATTCACGACTTGGAGTAAGCGACGACAAGTTTGTAAAGCTGACAAAGTCGGAGTTTGGTAACGAGGAGGGTAAGAAAATGCTGGATAAGATTGCTCGTCTCAAGCCTGTAGCTGAAAGCCTAGGAACGTCACAGGCGATATTGGCGCTGGCATGGgtgctgaagaacaagaatgttAGCTCGGCTATTACGGGAGCCAGCAGACCGGAGCAGATACTGGAGAGTGTGAAAGtattctccatcttgccCAAGTTGACCGACGAGAtcatggaagagattgaCAACATACTTGGAAATCGACCGACGCCATATACAAGTCGATTTATATAG